A stretch of Brevundimonas naejangsanensis DNA encodes these proteins:
- a CDS encoding HEPN domain-containing protein produces the protein MNRSLDHLPSLKRAELLRVVDVLKSSFSEAMSTRRADRLKNGRILKIILYGSYARGDWVHDPVGRYFSDFDILIVVDHEDLTDSEIWDAALWRTTPGVSRLRTPVSFIVHSLDDVNHQLERGRSFFADILREGIVLHDTPGVKFVKPGELSPKVALAEAEEHFAEWFSSASEFAEGARFFEGRKNYKLAAFNLHQATEHLYHCVLLVLTLYSPKSHNLVFLRRRCEPMDARLREAFPSETKFERRCFELLRAAYVKARYSKHYRITAPELAWLTERVGVLSGQVNAICEERIADMKVLADAA, from the coding sequence ATGAACAGGAGCCTCGATCATCTGCCGAGCCTGAAACGCGCCGAACTCCTGCGGGTGGTCGATGTGCTCAAGAGCTCGTTCTCGGAGGCCATGTCCACCAGACGGGCCGACCGCCTGAAGAACGGACGCATCCTCAAGATCATCCTCTACGGATCATACGCCCGGGGCGACTGGGTGCATGATCCGGTGGGGCGCTACTTCTCGGATTTCGACATCCTGATCGTGGTCGATCATGAGGATCTGACCGACAGCGAGATCTGGGACGCGGCGCTGTGGCGGACGACGCCGGGGGTGTCGCGGCTCAGGACGCCGGTGAGCTTCATCGTCCATAGCCTGGACGACGTGAACCATCAGCTGGAGCGGGGACGGTCCTTCTTCGCGGACATCCTGCGCGAAGGGATCGTCCTGCATGACACTCCGGGCGTGAAGTTCGTGAAGCCAGGCGAGCTGTCGCCTAAGGTGGCGCTGGCCGAGGCAGAGGAGCATTTTGCGGAGTGGTTTTCGAGCGCTAGCGAGTTTGCTGAAGGTGCGCGCTTCTTTGAAGGGCGGAAGAACTACAAACTAGCGGCCTTCAATCTGCATCAGGCGACGGAGCACCTTTACCATTGCGTGCTGCTTGTGCTGACGCTTTACAGCCCGAAGTCACACAACCTCGTCTTTCTCCGTCGTCGCTGCGAGCCGATGGACGCCCGTTTGCGAGAAGCATTTCCAAGCGAGACGAAGTTTGAGCGACGCTGCTTTGAGCTCTTGCGCGCCGCCTATGTGAAGGCGCGGTATTCAAAGCACTACAGGATCACCGCCCCGGAACTGGCCTGGCTGACCGAACGCGTCGGGGTCCTGTCCGGTCAGGTGAATGCGATCTGCGAAGAGCGGATAGCAGATATGAAGGTGCTGGCGGACGCGGCCTGA
- a CDS encoding HNH endonuclease, protein MRKGFQGKTCAYCGELGISSTSDHVIPRQFVPKNLRANLPQVPACAACNNAKSADEHYLATVLPLGGNHLASSATLELDVPRRLAKNRRLHRELAASQTDIWLNLGGGIESTIGFSIEADRVLRYARWMIQGLHAHHWEPVPKGTWVGAGVLTPAGQKFHLGFMNMGGLRLRGDIGDGLFSYAARRSFEKPYISAWWLRLFGGVMLGGDPNVPGFASPDLFGLIGPRPIPELFADVR, encoded by the coding sequence GTGAGAAAGGGATTTCAGGGCAAGACCTGCGCCTATTGCGGCGAACTGGGGATCAGTTCCACAAGCGACCACGTGATCCCTCGCCAATTTGTCCCCAAGAACCTTCGGGCGAACCTCCCTCAGGTTCCCGCCTGCGCTGCCTGTAATAACGCCAAGTCGGCCGACGAACACTATCTGGCGACCGTTCTGCCGCTCGGCGGCAACCACTTGGCGTCCTCGGCCACGCTGGAGCTAGACGTCCCTCGCCGGCTGGCGAAGAACCGGCGCCTCCATCGCGAGCTAGCCGCCAGTCAGACTGATATCTGGCTCAACCTTGGCGGAGGGATCGAGTCGACAATCGGGTTCAGCATCGAGGCCGACCGGGTCCTTCGCTACGCCCGCTGGATGATCCAAGGCCTCCACGCCCACCATTGGGAGCCGGTGCCAAAAGGAACTTGGGTTGGAGCCGGCGTCCTCACTCCGGCCGGTCAGAAGTTCCATCTTGGATTCATGAACATGGGCGGGCTCCGGCTGCGCGGTGACATCGGCGACGGTCTCTTCAGCTACGCCGCCCGCCGATCTTTCGAGAAGCCCTACATCAGCGCCTGGTGGCTGCGCCTGTTCGGCGGGGTGATGTTGGGCGGCGATCCGAACGTCCCAGGCTTCGCCAGCCCCGACCTGTTCGGCCTGATAGGACCCCGGCCCATCCCCGAACTCTTCGCTGATGTCCGCTAG
- a CDS encoding ParB/RepB/Spo0J family partition protein — MTAHDIQTAPTPQEKEAGPEPAHGAEIVVSLNRLKASPRNARKVRHPEAAIEALAASIRAKGVLQAPVVEIERDREGVATGSYLVTIGEGRRQALRLLVKRKAIKRTHPVRVVVDTLNDAHEISLDENITREAMHPADQFEAFRRLAEEKGYGPEEIAARFGVSAQVVRQRLRLAAAAPELMSAYRDGTITLDLLTAFCVSEDQDRQRQVLAQMGPYPSVFAIRRAMTEARVRADERRAVFVGLEAYQAAGGEVVRDLFTEDGGGWLQDPVLLDRLVMDKLEALAGEVRQREGWKWTEACAEFAEVSALGRVYPVPVERSEADAAEIAALSAEYDRLISETDAEEAFPPEVDARLEAIDRALQAHGPDYDYTPEARARAGVMVMLGHDGLARFERGLVRAEDAAQTPPPWEDDGTTDGDDPGYARVGDAASDETGGEGDAARTGDAPAPLSDRLLVDLTARKTMGLRDAVQADVGAALATVVHAMALQVFYPGYGDFSPLQLRLSVSELERLAPGVADSPAGRRVADRLEAWGVRLPERAEDLWAVVSELRRSDLLDLLACCAGVGLHAVREPHDRRPAARAQAETLATAVGLDMTGTWTATAASYFSRVPKARILEAVSEAVGPQEAGRIAGLRKGDMGEAAERLLEGSGWLPTVLRVAPPEGGAGEEEGGATAQAVMGPDDAPAGSRVQGGHEAPAVVEEGQALAAE, encoded by the coding sequence ATGACCGCTCATGACATTCAGACCGCCCCGACGCCGCAGGAGAAGGAGGCGGGGCCGGAGCCCGCGCACGGAGCGGAGATCGTGGTCTCGCTGAACCGGCTCAAGGCCTCGCCGAGGAACGCCAGGAAGGTGCGGCATCCGGAGGCGGCTATCGAGGCGCTGGCCGCCTCGATCCGGGCCAAGGGGGTGCTTCAGGCCCCCGTGGTGGAGATCGAGCGGGACAGGGAGGGCGTTGCGACGGGGAGTTATCTCGTCACCATCGGGGAGGGACGGCGGCAGGCCCTGCGGCTGCTGGTGAAGCGCAAGGCGATCAAACGGACCCACCCGGTCCGGGTGGTGGTCGACACCCTGAACGACGCCCATGAGATCAGCCTGGACGAGAACATCACCCGCGAGGCCATGCATCCCGCCGATCAGTTCGAGGCCTTCCGCAGGCTGGCGGAGGAGAAGGGCTACGGCCCGGAGGAGATAGCCGCGCGCTTCGGGGTGTCGGCCCAGGTGGTGCGGCAGCGTCTGCGGCTGGCGGCGGCGGCCCCCGAACTCATGTCCGCCTATCGCGACGGGACCATCACCCTCGACCTGCTGACGGCCTTCTGCGTCAGCGAGGATCAGGACCGGCAGCGTCAGGTGCTGGCGCAGATGGGGCCTTATCCCTCCGTCTTCGCCATTCGTCGCGCCATGACAGAGGCCAGGGTCCGCGCCGACGAGCGGCGCGCCGTCTTTGTCGGCCTTGAGGCCTATCAGGCGGCGGGCGGGGAGGTGGTGCGCGACCTCTTCACCGAGGACGGCGGCGGCTGGCTGCAGGACCCCGTCCTGCTGGACCGGCTGGTCATGGACAAGCTGGAGGCTCTGGCCGGGGAGGTTCGCCAGCGGGAGGGCTGGAAGTGGACAGAGGCCTGTGCGGAGTTCGCCGAGGTCTCGGCGCTCGGGCGGGTCTATCCCGTTCCCGTGGAACGGTCGGAGGCGGACGCCGCCGAAATCGCGGCCCTCTCGGCGGAATATGACCGGCTGATCAGCGAGACGGATGCGGAGGAGGCATTTCCGCCGGAGGTCGACGCCCGGCTTGAGGCTATCGATAGGGCCTTGCAGGCCCATGGGCCGGACTATGACTACACGCCGGAAGCAAGGGCGCGGGCCGGGGTCATGGTCATGCTCGGCCATGACGGCCTGGCCCGGTTCGAGCGGGGGCTGGTCCGGGCGGAAGACGCGGCGCAGACGCCGCCGCCGTGGGAAGATGACGGAACGACTGACGGCGACGACCCCGGATACGCCCGGGTCGGGGACGCCGCGTCCGACGAAACAGGGGGCGAAGGCGACGCCGCCCGAACCGGGGATGCGCCGGCCCCCTTGTCCGACCGTCTGCTTGTCGATCTGACGGCCCGCAAGACCATGGGGTTGCGGGACGCGGTCCAGGCTGACGTCGGGGCCGCCCTCGCGACCGTGGTTCACGCCATGGCCCTGCAGGTCTTCTATCCGGGCTACGGCGACTTCTCGCCCCTGCAACTGCGTCTGTCGGTCAGCGAACTGGAACGGCTGGCGCCGGGCGTGGCGGACAGCCCGGCCGGGCGACGGGTGGCCGACCGGCTCGAGGCATGGGGCGTCCGTCTGCCGGAAAGGGCGGAAGATCTGTGGGCGGTGGTGTCGGAGCTGCGCCGGTCCGACCTGCTGGACCTTCTGGCCTGCTGCGCGGGCGTCGGCCTCCACGCCGTGCGCGAACCGCATGACCGGCGCCCCGCCGCACGGGCGCAGGCCGAGACGCTGGCGACGGCGGTCGGGCTGGACATGACCGGAACCTGGACCGCCACCGCCGCCAGCTATTTCTCCCGCGTCCCGAAGGCGCGGATTCTGGAGGCGGTGAGCGAGGCGGTCGGCCCGCAGGAGGCCGGGCGGATCGCGGGGCTCAGGAAGGGCGACATGGGCGAGGCGGCGGAGCGCCTGCTCGAAGGCTCGGGCTGGCTGCCGACCGTGCTTCGCGTCGCCCCTCCGGAAGGCGGGGCAGGTGAGGAGGAGGGCGGAGCGACGGCGCAGGCGGTCATGGGGCCGGACGATGCCCCGGCCGGGAGTCGTGTTCAGGGCGGGCATGAGGCTCCGGCCGTGGTCGAGGAGGGTCAGGCCCTCGCGGCGGAGTAG
- a CDS encoding thermonuclease family protein — protein MLIPLLILVAACAPAPPTIMGRASVIDGDTLEIHGQRIRLWGVDAPEGRQSCNDASGAAWACGRIAANRLDQRLQNRTVSCFEQDRDRYGRMVARCETDGEDVGAWLVRQGLAVRYARYAGAAYLVEEAAARREKAGVWAGNFTRPEDWRRERRGGK, from the coding sequence ATGTTGATTCCTCTCCTGATCCTGGTCGCCGCCTGCGCGCCCGCGCCCCCGACCATCATGGGGCGGGCCTCGGTGATCGACGGCGACACCCTGGAAATCCATGGGCAGCGGATCCGCCTCTGGGGCGTGGACGCGCCGGAAGGGCGTCAGTCCTGCAACGACGCCTCGGGCGCCGCCTGGGCCTGCGGGCGGATCGCCGCCAACCGGCTCGACCAGCGTCTGCAGAACAGGACCGTCTCCTGTTTCGAACAGGACCGGGACCGCTACGGCCGGATGGTCGCCCGGTGCGAGACGGACGGCGAGGACGTGGGCGCCTGGCTGGTGCGGCAGGGCCTGGCCGTTCGCTACGCCCGGTACGCCGGAGCCGCCTATCTGGTCGAGGAGGCCGCAGCCCGGCGGGAGAAGGCGGGCGTCTGGGCCGGAAACTTCACCAGGCCCGAGGACTGGCGCCGCGAGCGCAGGGGAGGGAAGTGA
- a CDS encoding restriction endonuclease: MPDRQVERAVQLLDELERNREMSAVDVEHAVYGVLTAAGYAVSTPSPGRPDIGIDMEFQGRINGEPERVGVEVKSHRGKVSGQTIYKAMDAMRATGLDRILIVALGGYSNLALERAGIERLGKVDLLDIPDLRSWLQRHETFDEPETKSVRQILRHAMRELALRLAVEPTEIYDVEWRDMERLLGEVFQRLGFTTHVTPSAKDGGIDVHLVDPEGRAFIVEVKHWLSKVGTGAVKRLVEVTARKGARSGLLLATGGFADVIFDGLIEVKAPVRLGDANKIVSLCQAFYRAETQLWQPDNSLEDLLLAETLALSDPPIVPTI, encoded by the coding sequence ATGCCTGACCGGCAAGTCGAACGAGCTGTCCAACTCCTCGACGAACTCGAGCGTAACCGCGAGATGTCTGCGGTGGACGTCGAACACGCTGTCTACGGCGTACTGACGGCAGCCGGCTATGCCGTCAGCACCCCGTCCCCGGGCAGACCCGATATCGGGATCGATATGGAGTTCCAGGGGCGGATCAACGGCGAGCCAGAACGGGTCGGGGTCGAAGTCAAATCACACAGAGGCAAGGTTAGCGGCCAAACCATCTACAAGGCGATGGACGCGATGCGCGCGACTGGCCTAGACCGCATTCTGATTGTTGCTTTGGGTGGCTACAGCAACTTGGCCCTCGAGCGCGCAGGCATTGAACGCCTTGGCAAGGTTGATTTGCTCGACATTCCAGACCTTCGGTCTTGGCTTCAGCGACACGAAACCTTCGACGAGCCTGAAACGAAGAGCGTCCGCCAAATCCTACGGCACGCGATGCGCGAGTTGGCATTACGCCTCGCTGTCGAGCCTACCGAAATCTACGATGTTGAATGGCGAGACATGGAACGTCTGCTGGGAGAGGTTTTTCAGCGTCTTGGCTTCACTACACACGTGACCCCATCTGCCAAGGACGGTGGCATCGACGTACATCTAGTAGATCCCGAAGGCCGTGCTTTCATCGTTGAGGTCAAACACTGGCTCAGCAAGGTGGGGACTGGGGCGGTCAAGCGCTTAGTCGAAGTGACCGCCCGTAAGGGAGCTAGGTCGGGCTTGCTCTTAGCTACCGGCGGCTTCGCTGACGTTATCTTCGATGGCCTCATCGAAGTTAAGGCTCCAGTCCGTCTTGGAGATGCGAATAAGATCGTCTCCTTGTGTCAGGCGTTCTACCGAGCTGAGACCCAGCTCTGGCAGCCAGACAACTCACTAGAAGACCTTTTGTTGGCCGAGACGCTGGCCCTGTCCGACCCGCCTATCGTTCCAACGATCTGA
- a CDS encoding DNA cytosine methyltransferase, which translates to MSQPSAAALTAIESFCGAGGMSLGLMAAGFDVRAAFDNNPVAIRTHNLNIDERGHVRDARQVTGEELTELSGLGRNRLDLFSGGPPCQGFSKQRRGAHLLSDPRNSLVLEYARLVEELRPRAFLFENVEVFGQKRGGDLVDEVRVRLKQYRIYTFFVCSSDFGLAQRRGRFLMIGIDKTEDGGAPLLEMVSRRATVRDVIGHLPPPPADYSEHPTIPNHIKCKISQANEERFSHVPPGGGWQDIPWELRLPCHQVADVKSGGWPDVYGRLEWDGQCPTLTAGFDSFSRGRYGHPDQNRSLTLREGALLQGFPQDFRFLGTRGDVRLQIGNAVPPPVAQAAGEAISRVLKRESASPALRINPNELAPASAQLALGL; encoded by the coding sequence ATGTCACAGCCCTCTGCAGCGGCGTTGACGGCTATCGAATCTTTCTGTGGCGCAGGAGGAATGTCCCTCGGCCTGATGGCGGCGGGATTCGACGTGAGGGCCGCGTTCGATAACAACCCTGTTGCCATACGAACTCACAATCTCAATATCGATGAGCGAGGGCACGTACGAGACGCGCGTCAAGTAACAGGGGAGGAGCTCACGGAGCTGAGCGGTCTCGGTCGCAACCGGTTGGATCTCTTCAGCGGTGGCCCGCCCTGCCAAGGCTTCTCGAAGCAGCGCCGTGGAGCGCACCTACTGAGCGACCCCCGCAACTCTCTTGTCCTAGAGTACGCGCGGCTTGTGGAGGAGCTTCGCCCTCGAGCGTTCCTGTTCGAAAACGTAGAGGTGTTTGGGCAGAAGCGGGGCGGCGATCTCGTCGATGAGGTTCGTGTTCGTCTCAAACAGTATCGTATATACACTTTCTTCGTCTGTAGTTCCGATTTCGGACTGGCTCAGCGTCGCGGTCGCTTCCTGATGATCGGGATCGATAAAACTGAAGACGGGGGCGCGCCGTTACTCGAAATGGTTTCCAGGCGAGCGACTGTGCGGGACGTGATCGGCCATCTCCCACCTCCTCCCGCAGACTACTCCGAGCACCCCACAATCCCCAACCACATCAAGTGCAAGATCTCTCAGGCGAACGAAGAACGTTTCTCGCATGTACCGCCTGGGGGTGGGTGGCAGGATATCCCGTGGGAGCTCCGGCTTCCCTGCCACCAAGTCGCTGACGTAAAGTCAGGAGGCTGGCCTGACGTCTATGGTAGGCTGGAGTGGGATGGGCAATGCCCGACCCTGACCGCAGGCTTCGATAGTTTCAGCCGTGGCCGTTACGGGCACCCAGATCAGAACCGCTCTTTGACGCTACGCGAGGGCGCTCTCTTGCAGGGCTTTCCTCAGGACTTCCGCTTCTTGGGGACGCGTGGGGACGTGCGGCTTCAGATTGGCAACGCCGTGCCCCCGCCTGTGGCACAAGCAGCTGGGGAAGCCATTTCGCGTGTCCTTAAACGCGAAAGCGCCAGTCCTGCCCTGCGGATAAACCCTAATGAATTAGCGCCGGCTTCAGCCCAACTCGCCCTCGGTCTCTAG
- a CDS encoding helix-turn-helix domain-containing protein, protein MTPAVCRASRAALGITQRELATLAGVSAQTVVDFERSARTPHRNNLVAIQAAFEARGLSFMTREGIITQIDLSGLLS, encoded by the coding sequence GTGACTCCTGCGGTTTGTCGAGCTTCTAGAGCGGCACTTGGGATAACACAGCGCGAGCTTGCGACACTCGCAGGCGTATCCGCCCAGACGGTGGTCGATTTCGAACGGAGCGCAAGGACTCCGCACCGTAATAACTTGGTCGCCATCCAGGCGGCTTTCGAAGCCCGCGGACTCAGTTTCATGACCCGCGAAGGGATCATCACTCAGATCGATTTGTCAGGCTTGCTGTCCTAA